Proteins from a single region of Dyadobacter fanqingshengii:
- a CDS encoding SusC/RagA family TonB-linked outer membrane protein produces MKQHRLPSRLLYDAFKISLYQLLIAFIFSSLSAAAIVDAQDMLNQKVTIQVYNQEIKSVLNKLNKLTQIRFTYNSSLIRSQQKVSINVVEKPLADVLDQLFKPINIAYKIEGKQVVLVKANAEPGSAIPAVINNPSTIDRTISGKVSDEKGQPLPGVSIVVKGTKAGTATNTEGTYQLSVPDAGGVLIFSYVGYKPEEVTLGSQSTYDLSMKPDERNLEMVVVTALGIKRDAKKLGYSTATIDTDEITTNRTTNLGNSLQGKVAGLNVTPPASGPGGSTKIRIRGQSSFGGNNSPLIIVNGIPINNSSVSAGGSNGNGTGNPTGGSSDAGDGLQSINQDDIESMTVLKGAAAAALYGFRAKDGAIIITTKSGSKTTGIGVEINSNFQAQQALDYTDFQYEYGQGEFGKRPTTTGEAQSSGVFAFGERMDGAPTPQFDGTTKPYSANKDRIKNFYRTGTSFTNSVALSGGNEKGNFRLSFANTDANAIMPNSDYHKKIFNLGLNYKFSDKLSAQVNANYSNEYNKNPPQIGIQDMNANTTIYTLATSIDTEWLKNRKDANGNEMPLARFTNRNNPYWVAYDRFENVRRDRIFGNTSVRYDFTDWLFVQGRIGQDYYTRPYNYNRPTGTRSIGAVATGFNGYYYQDVATFRERNLDVLVGANRTFGDFGIDITLGGNQMQQISDNVSTAVTNFYVRDLYTIANGQVKNPNYGYSKKKVNSVYGAAEFSYKGFLFVNVTGRNDWFSTLNPASNSYLYPSVSASFVFSQAFANAPNWLNYGKLRAAYAEVGGDTDPYSNNLYYGINANPFNGTALGNLPSTVAPNANLRPLKVKETEVGLEMKTFDSRLNLDVSFYRKNTVDEILNVDISNTSGFSQTKVNVGKLRNQGVEFLLTFVPVRTEGVTWETSFNGSYNISKVLELAAGQQRFDVGTGEFFGIVSHEVDKPLASLRGFDYKRDAQGNIVTSGGLPQQGSLTTFGSAIPTWVGAWVNTINVKGIRIGTQIDFKAGNKILSNSNLNFLREGISKPSLVGRDGGVLLEGVTPEGAPNTQRVEAQQFYTAYRSTNIATPFVYNGAFVRWRTISLGYDLSRFLKEKTFIKGLSISAMCNNVFLLKKYIDNLDPEAQVSASDNLQGIETHTLPTTRSYGLNLNIKL; encoded by the coding sequence ATGAAACAACACCGACTCCCGTCCAGGTTACTCTATGATGCATTTAAAATATCACTTTATCAATTATTAATTGCCTTTATCTTTTCGAGTTTATCCGCTGCGGCCATTGTCGACGCCCAGGATATGTTGAATCAGAAAGTTACGATCCAGGTGTATAACCAGGAAATTAAATCGGTTCTGAACAAGCTCAATAAGCTGACGCAGATCCGTTTCACGTACAATTCGTCATTAATCCGTTCGCAACAAAAAGTTTCGATCAATGTGGTTGAAAAGCCGCTGGCCGATGTGCTGGACCAGCTTTTCAAGCCTATTAACATTGCTTATAAGATTGAGGGAAAGCAAGTTGTGCTGGTCAAGGCCAATGCAGAACCAGGCAGCGCGATCCCAGCCGTCATCAATAATCCTTCGACCATTGACCGGACAATCTCGGGGAAAGTCTCTGATGAAAAGGGCCAGCCGCTTCCCGGCGTGAGCATTGTGGTGAAAGGCACGAAAGCGGGCACCGCCACAAATACCGAAGGAACGTATCAGCTGAGCGTTCCGGACGCCGGCGGCGTTCTGATATTTTCCTACGTGGGCTATAAACCTGAGGAAGTGACCCTGGGAAGCCAAAGCACATACGATTTGTCGATGAAACCCGACGAGCGCAATCTGGAAATGGTTGTGGTCACTGCACTGGGAATCAAGCGGGATGCAAAAAAGCTGGGTTATTCTACAGCAACAATTGATACGGATGAAATTACAACAAACCGCACCACGAACCTGGGAAACAGCCTGCAAGGAAAAGTGGCCGGATTAAATGTAACGCCGCCAGCCAGCGGACCGGGCGGATCAACCAAAATCCGTATCCGCGGCCAGTCGTCCTTCGGCGGAAACAACTCGCCGCTGATCATCGTGAACGGCATTCCCATTAATAACAGCAGCGTTTCTGCGGGCGGATCAAACGGAAATGGAACAGGGAACCCAACGGGCGGCTCATCCGATGCCGGGGACGGTTTGCAAAGCATTAACCAGGACGACATTGAGTCCATGACCGTCTTGAAAGGCGCCGCAGCAGCTGCACTTTACGGCTTCCGCGCGAAAGACGGAGCGATCATTATTACTACCAAGAGCGGAAGCAAAACAACCGGCATCGGCGTGGAGATCAACTCCAATTTTCAGGCGCAGCAGGCACTGGACTATACAGATTTCCAATACGAATATGGTCAGGGTGAATTCGGAAAACGCCCTACCACCACCGGAGAAGCACAAAGTTCAGGTGTTTTTGCTTTTGGCGAGCGCATGGATGGCGCGCCTACCCCTCAGTTTGACGGGACCACGAAGCCTTATTCAGCAAATAAAGACCGTATCAAAAACTTCTACCGGACCGGAACAAGTTTTACCAATTCAGTTGCGCTTTCAGGTGGAAACGAGAAAGGAAATTTCAGATTATCGTTCGCTAATACGGACGCGAATGCGATCATGCCGAATTCTGATTACCATAAAAAGATCTTTAATCTGGGTTTGAACTACAAATTTTCGGACAAGCTTTCTGCGCAGGTTAATGCGAATTATTCTAACGAGTATAATAAGAATCCACCCCAGATCGGGATCCAGGATATGAATGCCAATACGACCATTTACACGCTGGCAACGAGCATTGATACGGAATGGCTGAAAAATCGCAAAGACGCGAACGGCAACGAAATGCCGCTGGCTCGATTTACCAACCGGAACAATCCTTACTGGGTGGCTTATGACCGCTTTGAGAATGTTCGCCGCGACCGGATTTTCGGAAATACGTCTGTGCGCTATGATTTCACGGACTGGCTTTTTGTGCAGGGCCGCATTGGGCAGGATTACTACACGAGGCCATATAACTACAACCGTCCCACCGGAACAAGGTCAATCGGCGCCGTTGCAACAGGTTTTAATGGTTATTACTATCAGGATGTGGCGACTTTTCGGGAGCGCAACCTCGACGTCCTGGTAGGCGCCAACCGCACCTTTGGAGATTTTGGCATAGATATCACTTTGGGAGGAAACCAGATGCAGCAGATCAGCGACAATGTATCTACTGCGGTAACCAATTTTTACGTGCGTGACCTTTACACCATTGCGAACGGCCAGGTTAAAAACCCCAATTATGGTTATAGTAAAAAGAAAGTAAACTCTGTGTACGGAGCGGCCGAGTTTTCGTACAAAGGCTTCTTATTCGTGAATGTTACAGGGCGTAACGACTGGTTCTCAACATTAAACCCCGCTTCAAACAGTTATTTGTATCCGTCTGTGAGCGCGAGCTTTGTGTTTAGCCAGGCATTCGCGAACGCACCTAACTGGCTGAATTATGGCAAGTTAAGAGCTGCTTATGCGGAAGTTGGAGGCGATACAGATCCATATTCCAACAATTTATATTATGGGATCAATGCAAACCCTTTTAACGGGACGGCACTGGGGAACCTGCCTTCGACCGTTGCACCTAACGCAAATCTCAGACCATTGAAAGTGAAGGAAACAGAAGTAGGTCTCGAAATGAAAACATTCGACAGCCGTCTGAATCTGGACGTCTCCTTCTATCGCAAAAATACAGTCGACGAAATCCTGAACGTGGATATTTCCAATACATCGGGTTTCAGTCAGACCAAGGTCAATGTGGGTAAATTGAGAAACCAGGGCGTAGAATTCCTGCTGACTTTTGTGCCTGTGAGAACAGAAGGCGTAACCTGGGAAACGAGCTTCAACGGAAGCTATAACATTAGTAAAGTGCTTGAACTGGCAGCAGGGCAACAAAGATTTGACGTGGGAACGGGCGAATTCTTTGGGATCGTATCCCACGAAGTGGACAAGCCCCTCGCCTCTTTACGCGGATTCGACTACAAACGCGACGCGCAGGGCAACATTGTAACTTCGGGCGGATTGCCGCAGCAAGGGAGCCTCACCACATTCGGCAGCGCCATTCCGACCTGGGTGGGCGCCTGGGTGAACACAATCAATGTGAAAGGGATCCGGATCGGAACGCAAATCGATTTCAAAGCGGGTAACAAGATCCTTTCCAATTCCAACCTGAACTTCCTCCGCGAGGGAATATCCAAACCTTCGCTTGTAGGACGTGACGGTGGTGTTTTATTGGAAGGCGTAACGCCGGAAGGCGCTCCAAATACGCAACGCGTTGAAGCACAGCAGTTTTATACGGCTTACCGCAGCACCAACATTGCCACACCATTTGTTTACAACGGCGCATTTGTAAGATGGAGAACAATTTCGCTGGGCTACGACCTCTCACGCTTTTTGAAAGAAAAGACCTTTATCAAGGGTTTAAGCATTTCGGCCATGTGCAACAATGTGTTTTTACTCAAAAAATACATTGATAACCTCGATCCCGAAGCACAAGTATCCGCTTCCGACAATTTACAAGGCATCGAAACGCACACACTTCCAACCACAAGAAGCTACGGTTTAAACCTGAATATCAAGTTGTAA